A region of the Silene latifolia isolate original U9 population chromosome 9, ASM4854445v1, whole genome shotgun sequence genome:
GGACGCGGTGACTTTTTATAAGATATACGccattgcttgtgggtttgatgtACGTAGGTACACAACAAAAAAATGGCGTGGCGGTGAGATCAAGTCAAAGCTCTTCGTCTGCAATCGAGAAGGTTTCGCTCACAAGACGCCCAGTAAAGATCGGGATGGCGGACTGGTTGGGGAGAAGTCACAGAGGATATTCAGGGTCACTAGAGTGGGGTGTAAAGCGAGAATACGACTATATATGAAGAATGGTCATTTATTAATTGACCGGTTCCACGAGGATCACAATCACGAGCTTATCTCACTTAAGGACAGAGAGTTCCAGAAATTATCGCGTAACATAACAGATTATCACAAGATGATTATCGTTTCGAACTCAAGGGTTTGTAATATATAATCACTCTCTATACTAAATAAATAATTTCATTCATGTTATATTTATATGACGTATCTATTAATGATTGATTGGcagctgaagataggagcaacAAAGACATACAGAATCTGCAAAGAACAAGTGAATGGATTCGAAAACATTGGAGCAagcttaaatgattttaagaacttccataggGATGTTAAATGTTTCATTCACGAACGGGATGATCAGTTGTTTGTTGACCAATTCAAGGAAATGACTGAAACAAGAATAGGTTTCTACTTTGACTATGACGTTGACGATGATGGCAGCCTACGTAGGGCCATATGGGCGGACGGTACTGCCCGAGATAATTACAAAATTTTTGGTGATGCGGTGTCATTCGACCCAACTTACTCCACCAATAAGTATTCTATGGTATTCACACCATTCACAGGTGTTGACCACCATAAACGATCTGTGACGTTCTGTGGGGCTCTAATTGCAAGGGAAGATTATGAGTCGTTTAATTGGGTTTTCAGCCGGTTTTTACAAGCAATGGGGGGTATGGAACCCGAGTACATAATTACAGATCAGGACCCAGGTATTATCAAATCTGTCCCCAGTAAGTTTGGCGTCTCTAGGAGCGATTATAATGACTTCATGTGTAAAATTAATGATATTATATGGGACGATGAGCTTGAGGCAGCAGAATTTGATGGTATCTGGGAGCAAATAATTGAAGATCATGGTGTTGGCGTAAATGATTGGTTTGTAGATACGTATGCTATAAGGGGTCagtgggtgatggcgcattgcagaGACTTGAGGATGGCGTCGATTATGAGGACGactcaaagatcagagagcgaaaatagctttttcaagaggtttgagcataagtcaggaacattggttgagttttggatgcgttttgagagCGCTATGGACCAACAAAGACATACCCAGAAGCAGCTTGACAACATGGATAAGCACTCGTCCGCAGCGGCGTCAACACATCTGGCATTAGAGATTCATGCTGCAAAGGTGTACACCTATTCAGCTTTCCAGAAATTCAAACAAGAAGGCATCTTCTCAATTGATACATGTAGAACAGGAGGTTTCACTGAGAGATGCGAACTAGAGGTAACTACTGTCAAAGATTCATCCAGAAAGAAGAATTTTGAAGTTGCATACAATCCAGGTAGTTTACACttcctatgacatttacactttctgtttttatctcatttaaattcctataacttaacatttacacttctaataacttaacatttacactttacagttcatgacatttacacttcctattagtttacatttacacttctaataacttaacatttacactttacaattcgtgacatttacactttacatcatatgacatttacacttcctataccttaacatttacacttttccacttaatgacatttacactttacagttcaagacatttacactttacatcatatgacatttacactttctgtttttatctcatttaaatccctataacttaacatttacacttctaataacttaacatttatactttacagttcatgacatttacacttcctattagtttacgTTTACACTTCTtttaacttaacatttacactttacaattaatgacatttacactttacatcatatgacatttacact
Encoded here:
- the LOC141600127 gene encoding protein FAR1-RELATED SEQUENCE 9-like; translation: MEFNLTGMSCVERSRRGLHRTSAKSLGGWGVEDAVTFYKIYAIACGFDVRRYTTKKWRGGEIKSKLFVCNREGFAHKTPSKDRDGGLVGEKSQRIFRVTRVGCKARIRLYMKNGHLLIDRFHEDHNHELISLKDREFQKLSRNITDYHKMIIVSNSRLKIGATKTYRICKEQVNGFENIGASLNDFKNFHRDVKCFIHERDDQLFVDQFKEMTETRIGFYFDYDVDDDGSLRRAIWADGTARDNYKIFGDAVSFDPTYSTNKYSMVFTPFTGVDHHKRSVTFCGALIAREDYESFNWVFSRFLQAMGGMEPEYIITDQDPGIIKSVPSKFGVSRSDYNDFMCKINDIIWDDELEAAEFDGIWEQIIEDHGVGVNDWFVDTYAIRGQWVMAHCRDLRMASIMRTTQRSESENSFFKRFEHKSGTLVEFWMRFESAMDQQRHTQKQLDNMDKHSSAAASTHLALEIHAAKVYTYSAFQKFKQEGIFSIDTCRTGGFTERCELEVTTVKDSSRKKNFEVAYNPGTRKASCSYTMFERTGILCRHIIWIFSASGIKTIPEDYVVNRRMKEYLRLRIFNTNGEGTENMQVIDEKQIAMSIMWSEVHEAVGLLRDKGVADVDSFSAVIRAFKQSLSPLGEVLNKNQQMEKFLNCTACDVVTILPPKNSKNKGTGKRLLSAKTKAMVLARKPKRKYKNCKRMTNHDKRNCPNPSQHTRHCAKGRLNQKRMKERRRKSWNQNKNRRQITNKCCSIYFECVT